ACTAACTCTAACTATTTTTCAACTTCCTTTATATATTCCCATGTTTCTCCTTTATCTTTTGATTGATAAAGTGCGCTACTATCACCATTATAATCTCCATCTGCTCCTTGTCCAACTAACATATTAAAAACTCCATCTTTCTCATAAGGCATACCAGGAGAATCAAAAGGACTTATTATAGACTGTGTATGATCTAATTTCACTTCATGAGGTGTATAATTTATCTTTTTAAAAGATACGCCCCCATCATCTGTACGATATAGCTCTCCGTTAGTACCAGAAGGACGGATTGCTCCTAAAAATCCAAGTTTATCATTTATGAAAGTTATTCCTGATACACTACCAATTCCTCCGATGAATGGGTCTGTATTTATAACCTCCCATGTTTTACCTCCATCAATAGTCTTGCTTAGTGAATAAAAAGCACTACCTAATGCTTTTTCTGTCATATTTAGTTTATAACCAACTTCTTTTGATAGGAAAAACTGTTCCTTGCTATTAGTTAAATCTTGTTGCTTCTCTTTAGAACTCTTTTGATTTGGTTTAGTATTTAGTTTACTCCAATTCGGGTCACCTATTAAGTTATATCTAGCAGGTACTAACTCTTTCTCTTTTCCAGGGACAAATATAGATACAGTATATCCAATGATTTCAGAAGTTGCTTCTTCAAGTTTATGCTCCTTACCATCCTCATTAATATTAATAATTCCCTCCGTATTGTACCCCCAATTCCTTTTCCCGTAATAAATCAATCCATACTTACCTTCATTCCACTTACTAACTGTTCGCTTAACTGGAATAGCCTTAACCGTTTTAATTAAAGGTTCTACTAGCTTATCATCATCATAATCAGGATTTGCATATCCATTTCGTATTATAGTAATGTCTTGTGACTTTTTTTTATTATAAGTTATTAAGTAAGTTTCCTCTTTTCCATCAGCATTTTTCCCATAAACAAATGTATCAAACGCTGTGATTGTTCCATCTGAATGAAATGTAAGATCAAAATCAGTTGCCATATATAATTTCTTTGGCAAAGTATATTTTTTATTTATGTCTTCAAAAATACCTTCTACCCCATATTCATATATATTATTATGTTTAAATTTAACTGACCTTTCATGTTTTAACCTTTCTATAAACCATGCAAGCTTGCCTCCATAATTTGTTGCACTTTTATAAATCTGTACTCCATAAAATGATGTGATTACCACAATAATGATAATAGAAATATATTTCCATGCAGTTAAATTAGTTAATTTTTTAGATTCATATTCTCTATCTTTTATCATTTTCATTGTAGTAAATGTAATTATAGATATAAAAAATACTATACATAATAATAAAATATAAATATTATAATTCATTCTTCCATACGTACAGAATGAAGCTAACTCATAACAAAAAATCCAGTATCCAATTATTAATATTGGATTTGTTAATAATGATATAAGTATCCTTTTTGCATTTTGCTTAAGTATAAAAATCACTCCTAATTAAATTGATTATATTTATCTATATTGAGTATACTTTGTTTTACCAAATATTTGTATAATCCTTTAATCATCATATTATTTACTTACATACGAATTAAAGTTAAAGTAATCGGAATTTATATAGGAATTACAAACAAATAAAAAAGCACTCCATCATGCAAAGATCAGTGCTAATTTCTATTAACATTATTCCAATAGACGTAAACCAAAAATTCACTGTACTCATATCGCAGATGCATTCGCTCAAATAAGTGTTCTAAGGCTGTTTAGTGATGACAAACAAAGCATTACATCAGGTTTTCATCTAAAATAAACAATTCATTTTTTAATTCAAATCACTATCCGTTACTTATGATACGATTCAGCGTAATTCATCCTGAATAAAAATTAGGCCTTATCGATTTTTCGATAAGACCTATCTCTCACTGCTACACCTTTAATTTTCTTTTCTAACAAGCCTTACCACATTTTCCACATGCGCCGTATGTGGGAACATATCAACCGGTTGTACATATTCCACTTCATAACTCTTCATTAATGCTTTCACATCACGCGCTAATGATGAAGGGTTGCAAGAAACATAAACAACTTGCTTTGGTTGTACTTTTAAAATTGTTTCAAGTAACTTATCGTCACAACCTGTACGCGGTGGATCAACCACGATTACATCTGGACGCCAGCCTTCTTTCACCCATTTTGGTAGCCATTGTTCTGCCTTTCCAGCTTCGTACTTTGTATTTGTAAATCCGTGACGTTTCGCATTTTTCTTTGCATCTTCAATCGCTTCTGGAATGACATCCATACCGCGCACTTCTGCTGCATCATTTGCTAGCCAAAGCCCAATTGTACCAACGCCACAATATGCATCAACGATTTTTTCTTTTCCTGTTAACCCAGCAGCTTTTTTCGCTTCGTTGTAAAGGACAACAGTTTGTTCTGGATTCAACTGGAAGAATGCACGTGCTGATAATTCAAATGATAAATCACCGAGTGTTTCTTGAATGACTTCTTTTCCAGCTAAGTTGAATGTTTTGTCACCGAAAATAACAGATGTTTTACGCCAGTTCACATTTTGCATAATCGATTTGACTGTTGGCATTTGTTTTTGTACTTCTGCGATAAATTGCTCTTTATTTGGTAATTCTTCTTTTGTTGTAATTAATGTGACTTGTACTTCCCCTGTTTGAACTGCAGCACGTGTCACAATTGTACGCACTAGACCTTTTTGTTTTTTCTCGTTGTAAATAGAAATGTTCAATTTTTCTAATATACGTCGTACAACTTTTGTCGCTTCGTTTGTTGCTTTATGCTGAATCATGCAGTGAGAAATATCAATTAATTGATGTGAGTTCTGTTTATATAATCCTGTAATTACTTTTTCATCTTTACGCCCTACTTGTAATTGACTTTTATTACGATAATGCCATGGGTTTCCCATACCAAGTGTTGGACGAATGTCAGCTTCCATGCTTCCGTTCATATACTTTTCAAAGGCTTGTACCACAATATCTCGCTTTTGATTCAACTGTTCTTTATAATCTAAATGCTGCAATTGACAACCACCGCATTCATCATATACTGGGCATGGTGGTTTTACGCGATGCGGTGATGCTTTACGAATTTTTTTCACTTTCGCTTCAGCAAAGCCACGCTGAATTTTCGTTGTTTCCGCAACAACTTCTTCTCCTGGTAATGCCCCTGGAATGAAAACAACTTGTCTCTTAAAATAACCAACGCCTTCTCCGTTAATCCCTAGACGCTTAATTGTCACAGGAAACGTTTGACCAACTTCCAACTTACTCTCATGTTGCTTTTGTACCATTATTACACCTCTACTCTATACTTTTCCATAAATACAACGCTGCATAACTGCAGTATGGTTCACACTCTTGTTTCATTTTTTCTAAAAATGCATCATCTGGTTTATCCTCTAATTGAAATATACCTTGAAGTGCACGCTGAATCCCAATATCTGCTTTTGGGAACATATTTTTCCGTCCGAGCCCAAACAGTAAAAAGTTTTGCACCGTCCATGCACCAATACCTCGCACTGGTAACAATTGTGCTGCTACTACTTCTTCTGTTTGTTTTTCTAGCTCCACTAAATTTAACTTACCTTCCACAATATGTTTTGCTAGTCCTACCATATATTCAGCTTTTCGTTGACTAAATTTCTGATTTCTGAGCTCTTC
This sequence is a window from Bacillus pseudomycoides DSM 12442. Protein-coding genes within it:
- a CDS encoding WD40/YVTN/BNR-like repeat-containing protein — translated: MIFILKQNAKRILISLLTNPILIIGYWIFCYELASFCTYGRMNYNIYILLLCIVFFISIITFTTMKMIKDREYESKKLTNLTAWKYISIIIIVVITSFYGVQIYKSATNYGGKLAWFIERLKHERSVKFKHNNIYEYGVEGIFEDINKKYTLPKKLYMATDFDLTFHSDGTITAFDTFVYGKNADGKEETYLITYNKKKSQDITIIRNGYANPDYDDDKLVEPLIKTVKAIPVKRTVSKWNEGKYGLIYYGKRNWGYNTEGIININEDGKEHKLEEATSEIIGYTVSIFVPGKEKELVPARYNLIGDPNWSKLNTKPNQKSSKEKQQDLTNSKEQFFLSKEVGYKLNMTEKALGSAFYSLSKTIDGGKTWEVINTDPFIGGIGSVSGITFINDKLGFLGAIRPSGTNGELYRTDDGGVSFKKINYTPHEVKLDHTQSIISPFDSPGMPYEKDGVFNMLVGQGADGDYNGDSSALYQSKDKGETWEYIKEVEK
- the rlmD gene encoding 23S rRNA (uracil(1939)-C(5))-methyltransferase RlmD produces the protein MVQKQHESKLEVGQTFPVTIKRLGINGEGVGYFKRQVVFIPGALPGEEVVAETTKIQRGFAEAKVKKIRKASPHRVKPPCPVYDECGGCQLQHLDYKEQLNQKRDIVVQAFEKYMNGSMEADIRPTLGMGNPWHYRNKSQLQVGRKDEKVITGLYKQNSHQLIDISHCMIQHKATNEATKVVRRILEKLNISIYNEKKQKGLVRTIVTRAAVQTGEVQVTLITTKEELPNKEQFIAEVQKQMPTVKSIMQNVNWRKTSVIFGDKTFNLAGKEVIQETLGDLSFELSARAFFQLNPEQTVVLYNEAKKAAGLTGKEKIVDAYCGVGTIGLWLANDAAEVRGMDVIPEAIEDAKKNAKRHGFTNTKYEAGKAEQWLPKWVKEGWRPDVIVVDPPRTGCDDKLLETILKVQPKQVVYVSCNPSSLARDVKALMKSYEVEYVQPVDMFPHTAHVENVVRLVRKEN